A genome region from Gadus chalcogrammus isolate NIFS_2021 chromosome 5, NIFS_Gcha_1.0, whole genome shotgun sequence includes the following:
- the tbpl2 gene encoding TATA box-binding protein-like 2 — translation MDDCALERFFDDSIANDLAFLIDEGPEGPAPDGSFGGAEPKKSREGDLDLSFLPDDLSSQEAANRSSAGHVTGHVTGDASESVGNYEGAHNVSQDSGICPDYSTQNPPGAQQPAGSMAGMGASPFCSMTPMTPMTPMTPVTERSGIIPTLQNIVSTVNLGCSLDLKFIALQARNAEYNPKRFAAVIMRIREPRTTALIFSSGKMVCTGAKSEEHSRLAARKYARVVQKLGFSARFLDFKIQNMVASCDVCFPIRLEGLVLTHQQFSSYEPELFPGLIYRMVKPRIVLLIFVSGKVVLTGAKEREEIYEAFENIYPILKGFRKQ, via the exons ATGGATGATTGCGCGTTGGAGCGGTTCTTTGACGATTCAATTGCAAAT GATTTGGCCTTCTTGATTGACGAGGGCCCCGAGGGGCCTGCTCCGGACGGCTCCTTCGGGGGGGCGGAGCCTAAGAAGAGCCGTGAGGGAGACCTGGACCTCAGCTTCCTGCCTGATGACCTCAGCTCGCAGGAAGCAGCCAACCGCAGCTCGGCCG GTCATGTGACGGGTCACGTGACGGGTGATGCCAGTGAGTCGGTTGGAAATTATGAAGGCGCCCACAATGTCTCCCAGGACAGCGGCATCTGTCCGGACTACAGTACCCAGAACCCACCTGGGGCCCAGCAGCCAGCAGGGTCCATGGCGGGAATGGGGGCTTCTCCCTTCTGCTCCATGACCCCCATGACCCCTATGACCCCCATGACCCCTGTGACCGAACGCTCTGGAATCATTCCGACGCTACA gaacaTTGTCTCCACGGTGAATCTGGGCTGTTCCCTGGACCTGAAGTTCATCGCCCTCCAAGCCAGGAATGCAGAATACAACcccaag cgtttTGCTGCGGTCATCATGAGGATTCGGGAGCCGAGGACCACAGCGCTGATCTTCAGCTCTGGGAAGATGGTCTGTACCGGAGCCAAGAG tgaggAGCACTCTCGGCTGGCCGCCAGGAAGTACGCCCGCGTGGTGCAGAAGCTGGGCTTCTCCGCCCGCTTCCTGGACTTCAAGATCCAGAACATGGTGGCCAGCTGTGACGTCTGCTTCCCCATCCGCCTGGAGGGGCTGGTGCTGACCCACCAGCAGTTCAGCAG ctacgAGCCGGAGCTGTTCCCAGGGCTGATCTACCGCATGGTGAAGCCTCGCATCGTCCTGCTCATCTTCGTGTCGGGGAAGGTGGTTCTGACAG GTGCTAAGGAACGAGAGGAGATCTACGAGGCGTTTGAGAATATTTATCCTATCCTTAAAGGATTCAGAAAGCAGTGA
- the atg14 gene encoding beclin 1-associated autophagy-related key regulator isoform X2 yields the protein MDSPAGCGVRSLGPGDAAVPGPQPAGRPPLRPYHLHGSPGSVTVESVDDAEGLSVAVERCPLCGSARRKLTCSRCVQSGDFVYIDGRNPERYIEKLERLTALKEEKDQLQKSVIAAMEPTLQADQMKWKIMACKMKIEQLKEAVAWGNEEVCSGKELLLRSQEESGRLQRRASRHQEKRDKMERHTRRLAELLERRGRELGQRLESLAQVRREQVLDLTAHVFPTREDKLPSRDPADVALESEPALPSSTVSELAEARRTTYLSGRWVWDDHNGDTSISITGPHVTLPSNGDCSAYYSWAEEKGASQGPELEHISPAHTISAALCYATQLANILSHILDINLPKKLCNSEFCGENLSRYRFTRALAKLNTNILFLSFSQHVDSEKLHPHHTLRNVMFLVSPDNKKLGRTGPFEVAVDLEESMEFVEPEADGPAEESAEEGVTDDETDLGVDWETVPSPRFCDIPSQPMEMSQSAALQLSQPAAPGGMISSAAASVTSWFRAYTGQR from the exons ATGGACTCCCCAGCGGGATGTGGGGTCCGCTCGCTCGGCCCAGGTGACGCTGCCGTCCCCGGGCCGCAACCCGCGGGACGGCCGCCTCTTCGGCCGTACCACCTGCACGGCTCCCCGGGGAGCGTGACGGTGGAGTCGGTGGACGACGCGGAAGGTCTCTCCGTGGCCGTGGAGCGCTGTCCTCTCTGTGGCTCCGCTCGGAGGAAGCTCACCTGTAGCCGCTGCGTTCAGTCCGGGGACTTCGTGTACATCGACGGGAGGAACCCTGAACG ATACATAGAGAAGCTGGAGCGACTGACAGCGCTTAAAGAAGAGAAGGACCAGCTGCAGAAGAG tGTGATCGCAGCGATGGAGCCCACCCTGCAGGCCGACCAGATG AAATGGAAGATCATGGCGTGTAAGATGAAGATCGAGCAGCTGAAGGAGGCGGTTGCCTGGGGCAACGAGGAGGTCTGCAGCG gtaaGGAGCTGCTCCTTCGCTCCCAGGAGGAGAGCGGCAGGCTGCAGCGGCGGGCGAGCCGGCACCAGGAGAAGCGGGACAAGATGGAGCGCCACACGCGGCGGCTGGCGGAGCTCCTGGAGCGCCGCGGCCGCGAGCTGGGGCAGCGCCTGGAGAGCCTGGCCCAGGTCCGCCGCGAGCAGGTCCTGGACCTCACCGCCCACGTGTTCCCCACGCGGGAGGACAAGCTGCCCagcag ggaCCCGGCGGACGTGGCCCTGGAGAGCGAGCCGGCGCTGCCGTCCAGCACGGTGAGCGAGCTGGCGGAGGCGCGGCGCACCACCTACCTGTCGGGACGCTGGGTGTGGGACGACCACAACGGGGACACCAGCATCAGCATCACCGGGCCCCACGTCACGCTGCCTAGCAACGGGGACTGCTCCGCCTACTACAGCTGGGCCGAGGAGAAGGGCGCCAGCCAGGGGCCGG agcTGGAGCACataagccccgcccacaccaTTAGCGCAGCGCTGTGCTACGCCACCCAGCTAGCTAACATCCTGTCTCACATCCTGGACATCAACCTGCCCAAGAAGCTCTGCAACAG TGAGTTCTGTGGGGAGAATCTGAGCCGGTACCGCTTCACCCGGGCCCTCGCCAAACTCAACACCAACATCCTGTTCCTGTCCTTCTcccag cacgtCGACAGTGAGAAGCTCCACCCTCACCACACCCTGAGGAACGTCATGTTCCTGGTCTCCCCCGACAACAAGAAACTGGGCAG GACGGGGCCGTTCGAGGTGGCCGTGGACCTGGAGGAGTCCATGGAGTTCGTGGAGCCGGAGGCGGACGGGCCGGCGGAGGAGAGCGCCGAGGAGGGGGTCACCGACGACGAGACGGACCTGGGGGTGGACTGGGAGACGGTGCCCAGCCCCCGCTTCTGCGACATCCCCTCCCAG CCCATGGAGATGTCCCAGAGCGCTGCCCTCCAGCTCTCCCAGCCCGCGGCCCCCGGGGGAATGatctcctccgccgccgcctccgtcACCTCCTGGTTCAGAGCCTACACGGGCCAGCGCTGA
- the atg14 gene encoding beclin 1-associated autophagy-related key regulator isoform X1 gives MDSPAGCGVRSLGPGDAAVPGPQPAGRPPLRPYHLHGSPGSVTVESVDDAEGLSVAVERCPLCGSARRKLTCSRCVQSGDFVYIDGRNPERYIEKLERLTALKEEKDQLQKSVIAAMEPTLQADQMKWKIMACKMKIEQLKEAVAWGNEEVCSGKELLLRSQEESGRLQRRASRHQEKRDKMERHTRRLAELLERRGRELGQRLESLAQVRREQVLDLTAHVFPTREDKLPSSRDPADVALESEPALPSSTVSELAEARRTTYLSGRWVWDDHNGDTSISITGPHVTLPSNGDCSAYYSWAEEKGASQGPELEHISPAHTISAALCYATQLANILSHILDINLPKKLCNSEFCGENLSRYRFTRALAKLNTNILFLSFSQHVDSEKLHPHHTLRNVMFLVSPDNKKLGRTGPFEVAVDLEESMEFVEPEADGPAEESAEEGVTDDETDLGVDWETVPSPRFCDIPSQPMEMSQSAALQLSQPAAPGGMISSAAASVTSWFRAYTGQR, from the exons ATGGACTCCCCAGCGGGATGTGGGGTCCGCTCGCTCGGCCCAGGTGACGCTGCCGTCCCCGGGCCGCAACCCGCGGGACGGCCGCCTCTTCGGCCGTACCACCTGCACGGCTCCCCGGGGAGCGTGACGGTGGAGTCGGTGGACGACGCGGAAGGTCTCTCCGTGGCCGTGGAGCGCTGTCCTCTCTGTGGCTCCGCTCGGAGGAAGCTCACCTGTAGCCGCTGCGTTCAGTCCGGGGACTTCGTGTACATCGACGGGAGGAACCCTGAACG ATACATAGAGAAGCTGGAGCGACTGACAGCGCTTAAAGAAGAGAAGGACCAGCTGCAGAAGAG tGTGATCGCAGCGATGGAGCCCACCCTGCAGGCCGACCAGATG AAATGGAAGATCATGGCGTGTAAGATGAAGATCGAGCAGCTGAAGGAGGCGGTTGCCTGGGGCAACGAGGAGGTCTGCAGCG gtaaGGAGCTGCTCCTTCGCTCCCAGGAGGAGAGCGGCAGGCTGCAGCGGCGGGCGAGCCGGCACCAGGAGAAGCGGGACAAGATGGAGCGCCACACGCGGCGGCTGGCGGAGCTCCTGGAGCGCCGCGGCCGCGAGCTGGGGCAGCGCCTGGAGAGCCTGGCCCAGGTCCGCCGCGAGCAGGTCCTGGACCTCACCGCCCACGTGTTCCCCACGCGGGAGGACAAGCTGCCCagcag cagggaCCCGGCGGACGTGGCCCTGGAGAGCGAGCCGGCGCTGCCGTCCAGCACGGTGAGCGAGCTGGCGGAGGCGCGGCGCACCACCTACCTGTCGGGACGCTGGGTGTGGGACGACCACAACGGGGACACCAGCATCAGCATCACCGGGCCCCACGTCACGCTGCCTAGCAACGGGGACTGCTCCGCCTACTACAGCTGGGCCGAGGAGAAGGGCGCCAGCCAGGGGCCGG agcTGGAGCACataagccccgcccacaccaTTAGCGCAGCGCTGTGCTACGCCACCCAGCTAGCTAACATCCTGTCTCACATCCTGGACATCAACCTGCCCAAGAAGCTCTGCAACAG TGAGTTCTGTGGGGAGAATCTGAGCCGGTACCGCTTCACCCGGGCCCTCGCCAAACTCAACACCAACATCCTGTTCCTGTCCTTCTcccag cacgtCGACAGTGAGAAGCTCCACCCTCACCACACCCTGAGGAACGTCATGTTCCTGGTCTCCCCCGACAACAAGAAACTGGGCAG GACGGGGCCGTTCGAGGTGGCCGTGGACCTGGAGGAGTCCATGGAGTTCGTGGAGCCGGAGGCGGACGGGCCGGCGGAGGAGAGCGCCGAGGAGGGGGTCACCGACGACGAGACGGACCTGGGGGTGGACTGGGAGACGGTGCCCAGCCCCCGCTTCTGCGACATCCCCTCCCAG CCCATGGAGATGTCCCAGAGCGCTGCCCTCCAGCTCTCCCAGCCCGCGGCCCCCGGGGGAATGatctcctccgccgccgcctccgtcACCTCCTGGTTCAGAGCCTACACGGGCCAGCGCTGA
- the jmjd7 gene encoding bifunctional peptidase and (3S)-lysyl hydroxylase JMJD7, translated as MMAEKPEGLNKCLRDFSEEARELYLNQSVPYLELPPAPLEFYRDWIGPNKPCIIRNAFNHWPALSRWSPDYFREKLGSKVISVAVTPDGYADAVSDGRFVMPEERSMTFSSLLDVIEGKVEQPGVYYVQKQCSNLTEELPELTADIEEDIPWMSQALGRSPDAVNFWMGEASAVTSLHKDHYENLYCVISGEKTFILLPPSDRPFIPYGLYPPAVYRQAADGRFEVDEQTDAEKVPWIPLDPLDPDLERYGSYRGARPLLCRVAAGEMLYLPSLWFHHVRQSQGCIAGAASLLPHYYYITTTSLIMLLPRQAEPGLHRWCCLTTTSLLLHHYYLTTTATTSLLLLLHHYYLTTTATTSLLPHHYCYYITTTSLLHHYYLTTTATTSLLPH; from the exons ATGATGGCGGAGAAACCAGAGGGATTGAACAAATGTTTGCGAGACTTTTCTGAAGAAGCGCGAG AACTTTACCTGAACCAATCCGTGCCTTACCTCGAGCTCCCTCCCGCCCCACTGGAGTTCTACCGCGACTGGATTGGTCCAAATAAGCCCTGCATCATCCGCAATGCTTTCAACCATTGGCCAGCCCTGTCCAGATGGAGCCCAGACTACTTCAG GGAGAAgctggggtcaaaggtcatcagCGTGGCGGTGACCCCTGACGGCTACGCGGACGCGGTGAGCGACGGGCGCTTCGTGATGCCGGAGGAGCGGAGCATGACCTTCTCCTCGCTGCTGGACGTCATCGAGGGCAAG gtgGAGCAGCCGGGGGTGTACTACGTCCAGAAGCAGTGCTCCAACCTGACGGAGGAGCTGCCGGAGCTGACAGCGGACATAGAGGAGGACATACCCTGGATGAGCCAGGCcctgg ggagGTCACCTGATGCGGTGAACTTTTGGATGGGAGAAGCCAGTGCTGTCACTTCCT tacACAAGGACCACTATGAGAACCTGTACTGCGTGATTTCTGGAGAGAAGACTTTCATCCTCCTCCCGCCGAGCGACCGGCCTTTCATCCCATACG GCCTGTACCCGCCGGCGGTCTACAGGCAGGCCGCGGACGGACGCTTTGAGGTGGACGAGCAGACGGACGCCGAGAAG gtgcCCTGGATCCCCCTGGACCCCCTGGACCCGGACCTGGAGCGCTACGGGTCGTACCGCGGGGCCAGACCCCTGCTGTGCCGCGTGGCGGCGGGCGAGATGCTgtacctcccctccctctggttCCACCACGTCAGGCAGAGCCAGGGCTGCATCGCTGGTGCTGCCTCACTACTACCTCACTACTACTACATCACTACTACCTCACTAATAATGCTACTACCACGTCAGGCAGAGCCAGGGCTGCATCGCTGGTGCTGCCTCACTACTACCTCACTGCTACTACATCACTACTACctcactactactgctactacctcactactactgctactacatcACTACTACctcactactactgctactacatcACTACTACCTCaccactactgctactacatCACTACTACCTCACTACTACATCACTACTACCTCaccactactgctactacatCACTACTACCTCACTAA